One Dioscorea cayenensis subsp. rotundata cultivar TDr96_F1 chromosome 15, TDr96_F1_v2_PseudoChromosome.rev07_lg8_w22 25.fasta, whole genome shotgun sequence genomic region harbors:
- the LOC120277096 gene encoding peroxisome biogenesis protein 22-like isoform X1 — MASPPSSSSSDSSRDELADLLQRFMESIAGFSARLPFPVDRQRLHSIATVVVLTCSIVFAWKFLKAPRQHRRRQRQAPEQFHALSDASSHPSTMVQGLEAFSSSGGSRAHDVVDDFFQAASLTIPQLVQQKFFEGRKVTCRLLGIVLEETNPDDLQKSVTVKSSVLEILLEMTKCCDLYLMERILDDESEEKVISALKDAGIFTSGSFVSDKVLFCSTENGRVSFVRQLEPDWHIDTDFEIVSQLARFIKYQLHISLTRPDLPASNVFCSTSLERFIGVPDHC, encoded by the exons ATGGCGTCGCCgccttcttcctcctcctctgaCTCCTCTCGCGACGAGCTCGCAGATCTGTTGCAGCGCTTCATGGAATCCATCGCTGGGTTCTCTGCCCGTCTTCCTTTCCCTGTGGATCGCCAG AGACTTCATTCAATTGCCACTGTTGTTGTCCTTACTTGTTCAATTGTGTTTGCTTGGAAGTTTTTGAAAGCTCCCAGGCAACATAGAAGAAGGCAGCGGCAAGCGCCTGAACAGTTTCATGCTCTTTCTGATGCTAGTTCACACCCAAGCACAATGGTTCAGGGCCTTGAAGCTTTCTCCTCTTCTGGTGGTTCAAGAGCGcatgatgttgttgatgatttctttcAGGCAGCAAGC CTGACCATTCCACAACTTGTTCAGCAAAAGTTTTTTGAAGGCCGGAAG GTCACATGCCGCTTGCTTGGTATTGTCCTGGAGGAGACCAATCCGGATGATCTCCAG AAAAGTGTCACTGTGAAATCATCTGTGCTTGAGATCCTGTTGGAGATGACAAAATGTTGTGATCTTTATCTTATGGAAAGAATTTTAGATGATGAAAGTGAG GAAAAGGTCATATCAGCTTTGAAAGATGCTGGAATTTTCACATCTGGTAGTTTCGTAAGTGATAAG GTTCTCTTTTGTAGCACAGAGAATGGGCGTGTGTCTTTCGTTAGGCAACTCGAGCCAGATTGGCACATCGATACAGATTTTGAAATAGTTTCTCAATTGGCT AGGTTCATCAAATATCAATTGCACATTTCACTAACCAGACCTGACCTGCCAGCTTCCAATGTCTTCTGTTCCACAAGCTTGGAGCGGTTCATTGGAGTCCCTGATCATTGCTAA
- the LOC120277096 gene encoding peroxisome biogenesis protein 22-like isoform X4, whose amino-acid sequence MESIAGFSARLPFPVDRQRLHSIATVVVLTCSIVFAWKFLKAPRQHRRRQRQAPEQFHALSDASSHPSTMVQGLEAFSSSGGSRAHDVVDDFFQAASLTIPQLVQQKFFEGRKVTCRLLGIVLEETNPDDLQKSVTVKSSVLEILLEMTKCCDLYLMERILDDESEEKVISALKDAGIFTSGSFVSDKVLFCSTENGRVSFVRQLEPDWHIDTDFEIVSQLARFIKYQLHISLTRPDLPASNVFCSTSLERFIGVPDHC is encoded by the exons ATGGAATCCATCGCTGGGTTCTCTGCCCGTCTTCCTTTCCCTGTGGATCGCCAG AGACTTCATTCAATTGCCACTGTTGTTGTCCTTACTTGTTCAATTGTGTTTGCTTGGAAGTTTTTGAAAGCTCCCAGGCAACATAGAAGAAGGCAGCGGCAAGCGCCTGAACAGTTTCATGCTCTTTCTGATGCTAGTTCACACCCAAGCACAATGGTTCAGGGCCTTGAAGCTTTCTCCTCTTCTGGTGGTTCAAGAGCGcatgatgttgttgatgatttctttcAGGCAGCAAGC CTGACCATTCCACAACTTGTTCAGCAAAAGTTTTTTGAAGGCCGGAAG GTCACATGCCGCTTGCTTGGTATTGTCCTGGAGGAGACCAATCCGGATGATCTCCAG AAAAGTGTCACTGTGAAATCATCTGTGCTTGAGATCCTGTTGGAGATGACAAAATGTTGTGATCTTTATCTTATGGAAAGAATTTTAGATGATGAAAGTGAG GAAAAGGTCATATCAGCTTTGAAAGATGCTGGAATTTTCACATCTGGTAGTTTCGTAAGTGATAAG GTTCTCTTTTGTAGCACAGAGAATGGGCGTGTGTCTTTCGTTAGGCAACTCGAGCCAGATTGGCACATCGATACAGATTTTGAAATAGTTTCTCAATTGGCT AGGTTCATCAAATATCAATTGCACATTTCACTAACCAGACCTGACCTGCCAGCTTCCAATGTCTTCTGTTCCACAAGCTTGGAGCGGTTCATTGGAGTCCCTGATCATTGCTAA
- the LOC120277096 gene encoding peroxisome biogenesis protein 22-like isoform X2: protein MASPPSSSSSDSSRDELADLLQRFMESIAGFSARLPFPVDRQRLHSIATVVVLTCSIVFAWKFLKAPRQHRRRQRQAPEQFHALSDASSHPSTMVQGLEAFSSSGGSRAHDVVDDFFQLTIPQLVQQKFFEGRKVTCRLLGIVLEETNPDDLQKSVTVKSSVLEILLEMTKCCDLYLMERILDDESEEKVISALKDAGIFTSGSFVSDKVLFCSTENGRVSFVRQLEPDWHIDTDFEIVSQLARFIKYQLHISLTRPDLPASNVFCSTSLERFIGVPDHC from the exons ATGGCGTCGCCgccttcttcctcctcctctgaCTCCTCTCGCGACGAGCTCGCAGATCTGTTGCAGCGCTTCATGGAATCCATCGCTGGGTTCTCTGCCCGTCTTCCTTTCCCTGTGGATCGCCAG AGACTTCATTCAATTGCCACTGTTGTTGTCCTTACTTGTTCAATTGTGTTTGCTTGGAAGTTTTTGAAAGCTCCCAGGCAACATAGAAGAAGGCAGCGGCAAGCGCCTGAACAGTTTCATGCTCTTTCTGATGCTAGTTCACACCCAAGCACAATGGTTCAGGGCCTTGAAGCTTTCTCCTCTTCTGGTGGTTCAAGAGCGcatgatgttgttgatgatttctttcAG CTGACCATTCCACAACTTGTTCAGCAAAAGTTTTTTGAAGGCCGGAAG GTCACATGCCGCTTGCTTGGTATTGTCCTGGAGGAGACCAATCCGGATGATCTCCAG AAAAGTGTCACTGTGAAATCATCTGTGCTTGAGATCCTGTTGGAGATGACAAAATGTTGTGATCTTTATCTTATGGAAAGAATTTTAGATGATGAAAGTGAG GAAAAGGTCATATCAGCTTTGAAAGATGCTGGAATTTTCACATCTGGTAGTTTCGTAAGTGATAAG GTTCTCTTTTGTAGCACAGAGAATGGGCGTGTGTCTTTCGTTAGGCAACTCGAGCCAGATTGGCACATCGATACAGATTTTGAAATAGTTTCTCAATTGGCT AGGTTCATCAAATATCAATTGCACATTTCACTAACCAGACCTGACCTGCCAGCTTCCAATGTCTTCTGTTCCACAAGCTTGGAGCGGTTCATTGGAGTCCCTGATCATTGCTAA
- the LOC120277102 gene encoding uncharacterized protein LOC120277102 — MLTAELRQLVFPIEFHNLQELQLLVDSMTDENLDAVYGFFHLCPCPSIERLFIQMRGKKEEDPVHANHAIKAMETPQDIDFSHLRVIKMTNFKGWRNEIRLLKFLLEKALCLESLIILVAPLVENGMDLVSQNKQLSESQRLAILSGQISMLPKASSQAQIILCDSSQDDKRIQPVHQGVNHEYNHSEDRYDLISSIRSGVDIQVLI; from the exons ATGTTAACTGCAGAACTCAGACAACTAGTTTTCCCCATTGAATTTCATAATCTGCAAGAACTACAGCTTCTTGTAGATTCAATGACAGATGAGAACCTGGATGCTGTATATGGTTTCTTTCACCTTTGCCCATGTCCTTCCATTGAGAGGCTTTTTATTCAA ATGagaggaaagaaagaagaagatcctGTTCATGCAAACCATGCTATAAAGGCAATGGAAACGCCACAAGATATTGATTTCAGCCACCTGAGGGTGATCAAGATGACCAACTTCAAAGGATGGAGAAATGAGATCAGGTTGCTGAAGTTTCTTTTGGAAAAAGCTCTTTGTTTGGAGAGCTTGATTATACTGGTTGCTCCATTGGTGGAAAATGGCATGGATTTAGTATCACAAAATAAGCAGCTTTCTGAAAGCCAAAGATTAGCAATTCTTAGCGGACAAATATCTATGCTACCAAAGGCATCTTCCCAAGCTCAAATAATATTATGTGATTCCTCTCAGGATGATAAGAGAATTCAACCGGTGCATCAAGGTGTTAACCATGAGTATAACCATTCAGAGGATCGCTATGACTTAATCTCGAGTATTAGATCAGGAGTGGATATACAAGTGCTTATTTAG
- the LOC120277219 gene encoding autophagy-related protein 18f-like, which produces MALFFWKLTHEYAHLLKFQSAIYTIRCSPLIVAVSLASQIYCFHSATLEREYIVCTHPIVSSISYGPLALGSRWLAYCGDPVVVSSIVRAIPHQMTLVTGLPTSLPNGEPDGQLCQRINKTTCCWRKNIGTVIVRDVVSKSVIVQFRAHESPISALCFDPTGTLLVTASIRGHNINVFHIIVPCPSGRSFGSDPVGTCTHLYRLQRGITNAIIQCISFSNDNKWIMVNSSRGTGHLFAIPHYANLHLNDMKDTANSYRSDLIYKVSVDCPNSSCSLKS; this is translated from the exons ATGGCTCTTTTTTTCTGGAAGTT gACCCATGAGTATGCACATCTCCTGAAGTTTCAGTCAGCAATTTATACTATAAGGTGTAGCCCTCTGATTGTAGCTGTTTCTCTGGCTTCCCAG ATATACTGTTTTCATTCTGCAACTTTGGAGAGAGAATATATTGTATGCACCCATCCTATAGTTTCAAGTATCAGCTATGGGCCACTTGCTTTGGGCTCAAGATGGTTGGCTTACTGTGGAGATCCAGTTGTTGTTTCAAGCATTGTTCGTGCCATCCCACATCAGATGACTCTTGTTACAGGTTTGCCAACATCTCTGCCAAATGGGGAACCAGATGGCCAACTTTGCCAAAGAATCAACAAGACAACTTGCTGCTG GAGAAAAAATATTGGAACG GTTATAGTTCGTGATGTGGTATCTAAGTCTGTGATAGTGCAGTTTAGAGCACATGAAAGTCCTATTTCTGCATTGTGCTTTGATCCTACAGGGACTTTGTTAGTGACAGCTTCCATTCGTGGTCACAACATCAATGTTTTTCATATAATAGTCCCATGTCCAAGTGGACGTTCATTTGGATCTGATCCAGTAGGGACTTGCACGCATCTGTACAGGTTGCAACGTGGCATCACAAATGCG ATTATTCAATGCATCAGTTTCAGCAATGATAACAAGTGGATAATGGTCAACTCTTCAAGAGGAACAGGTCATTTGTTTGCAATACCTCATTATGCAAATCTCCACTTAAATGATATGAAGGATACTGCTAACAGCTATAGATCGGACCTGATATATAAGGTGTCAGTGGATTGCCCAAATAGCTCATGCTCGCTCAAGAGTTGA
- the LOC120277218 gene encoding autophagy-related protein 18g-like, with protein MSNRSVQKPQGAVSRSGKGNGFFSRCNFSSYLRFVSSGASTVASTVRSAGASVASSIVGDGNDSRRDQVHWAGFDKLEYEGVLREVLLLGYRSGFQVWDVEEADDVRQLVSKYEGFVSFHANAKKIQPHQGGVEISF; from the exons ATGAGCAACCGTAGTGTCCAGAAGCCGCAGGGCGCCGTGTCGAGAAGTGGCAAGGGTAATGGATTCTTTTCTCGTTGTAATTTTTCGAGCTATTTGAGGTTCGTATCTTCGGGTGCATCTACTGTTGCTTCCACTGTTCGATCGGCGGGGGCTTCAGTAGCTTCTTCGATTGTTGGCGATGGTAATGATTCCAGACGTGATCAG GTGCACTGGGCTGGATTTGACAAGCTAGAATATGAAGGTGTCCTTCGGGAAGTCCTTTTGTTGGGTTATCGATCTGGCTTCCAGGTCTGGGATGTTGAAGAGGCTGATGATGTGCGGCAACTAGTATCCAAGTATGAgggatttgtttcttttcatgcaAATGCTAAAAAAATCCAGCCCCATCAAGGAGGTGTGGAGATAAGTTTTTAG
- the LOC120277101 gene encoding cyclin-U1-1-like has protein sequence MGEAEPKAPLALEAMAGALQRLVVRNEKLFIDGEEPKLGPEPEGKRRGLAAFRGARAPSISIATYLERIYRYTSCSPSCFVVGFIYVDRMVHKDPGSLVVSLNVHRVVLTSVMVASKVLDDVHYNNSFFARVGGVSNAELNRMELELLSLLDFGVMVSSRVFESYCFHLEKEMAWSGASQKIERTIIDSLNVEIETPENDKTKSFPSPPRKSLG, from the exons ATGGGGGAAGCAGAGCCCAAGGCGCCGCTGGCGCTGGAGGCGATGGCAGGGGCATTGCAGCGCCTGGTGGTGCGGAACGAGAAGCTCTTCATTGACGGAGAGGAGCCAAAACTGGGGCCAGAGCCAGAGGGAAAGCGGCGTGGGCTGGCGGCGTTCCGTGGTGCACGGGCGCCGAGCATCAGCATCGCAACTTATCTTGAAAGGATTTACAGGTACACATCTTGCAGCCCATCGTGCTTCGTGGTTGGCTTCATTTACGTCGACCGCATGGTTCATAAAGATCCTGGTTCTCTGGTTGTTTCGCTTAATGTCCACCGTGTCGTCCTCACCAGCGTCATGGTTGCTTCCAAGGTCCTTGATGATGT GCATTACAATAATTCATTCTTTGCAAGAGTTGGAGGTGTGAGCAATGCAGAGCTGAACAGAATGGAGCTGGAACTACTGTCACTGTTGGACTTTGGGGTGATGGTGAGCTCTCGTGTGTTTGAGAGTTATTGCTTTCACCTGGAGAAGGAGATGGCCTGGAGTGGAGCAAGCCAGAAGATTGAGAGAACTATCATTGATTCTCTGAATGTTGAGATTGAGACTCCAGAGAATGACAAGACAAAGAGCTTTCCATCTCCTCCGCGGAAGTCCTTGGGTTAA
- the LOC120277221 gene encoding putative F-box protein At1g49610 yields MPLKSAIRTSVLSRRWRSLWEYNLLSATTLDFAEDFSTNQSPKEFVLCLNRYLLQLQHTKNLEKVQRVLLPFDIFFPDIQRWISFATSKGVKELNLDLSQGFTDPRDGRFHDERPFFTLPDFSQIGPNSSLCLIKHVSISKDNLENLLNNCKLLESLSLINAVDGAVFLV; encoded by the exons ATGCCTCTAAAATCAGCAATCAGGACCAGTGTCCTCTCGAGAAGATGGAGATCCCTCTGGGAGTACAACCTTCTCTCTGCCACAACTCTAGACTTTGCTGAGGACTTCTCCACAAACCAATCACCCAAAGAATTTGTCCTCTGTCTCAACCGTTACCTGCTCCAACTGCAACACACCAAGAACCTTGAAAAAGTTCAGCGTGTACTTCTCCCCTTTGATATCTTCTTTCCTGACATCCAGAGATGGATCTCCTTTGCTACAAGTAAAGGTGTCAAAGAACTCAATCTGGATCTCTCCCAAGGTTTCACTGACCCTCGTGATGGTCGTTTCCATGATGAACGCCCATTCTTTACATTGCCTGATT TTTCACAAATTGGACCCAACTCCAGTCTTTGTCTCATCAAGCATGTCAGCATCTCAAAAGACAACCTTGAAAACTTACTGAATAACTGCAAGTTGCTTGAGAGCTTGAGCCTTATTAACGCTGTAGATGGCGCAGTTTTTTTAGTTTGA
- the LOC120277220 gene encoding cysteine-rich receptor-like protein kinase 10: MVLCSGDINKTTCRSCLDGASEDILQLCPNSKAAFVWYDPCFLRYSNQNFVSSTVNSNPPPVMPDDHSVNGPGKFNKLVLELMDMIAKYASYNSSRKYATGEANSTVSNTKIYGQAQCTLDLSGDQCYGCLLDSFRIIPGNQDKQGLRVLGVRCNFRYDVNSFYSGSSMVQLPPVSPLQSDGTNSTTSIPTVTVEREGNKHNYVIVLAVAIPLVVSFMLICTICICYWKKRRCDRPRPRSIRSIDSIQFDLLTLRNAIANFSNENKLGEGGFGAVYKGTLLDGREIAVKRLSSGSAQGIRELKSELLLVAKLQHRNLVQLLGVCLEKQEKMLIYEYLPNRSLDTILFDSSNHEQLDWGRRYKIINGIARGLLYLHEDSQLKVIHRDIKVSNILLDEDMNPKIADFGLARLIGCDQTRETTKQVAGTFGYIAPEYAMRGQYSSKSDIFSFGVLVLEILTGKKNSNFLKTEEANNLLSYTWQRNNLRDTRPISGGSLVKK, encoded by the exons ATGGTCCTGTGCAGTGGTGACATCAATAAGACCACTTGCCGGAGCTGCCTTGACGGTGCAAGTGAAGACATCCTCCAGTTATGCCCCAACAGCAAGGCTGCTTTCGTATGGTACGACCCCTGTTTCCTCCGTTATTCCAACCAGAACTTCGTCTCTTCCACTGTAAACTCTAATCCACCACCAGTCATGCCGGACGACCACAGCGTTAATGGGCCTGGTAAGTTTAATAAGCTTGTGCTTGAGTTGATGGATATGATAGCCAAGTATGCATCCTATAACTCATCCCGGAAATACGCCACAGGGGAGGCCAATTCCACTGTATCAAACACCAAAATATATGGCCAGGCACAGTGCACTCTGGATTTGTCAGGAGACCAGTGCTATGGATGCTTGCTTGATTCTTTCCGTATAATTCCTGGTAATCAAGATAAGCAAGGACTGAGAGTTCTTGGAGTTAGGTGCAATTTCAGGTATGATGTGAATTCATTCTATAGTGGTAGTTCCATGGTGCAGCTCCCTCCTGTTTCTCCTCTTCAATCTGATGGTACCAATTCAACCACGTCCATTCCGACGGTCACAGTGGAAAGAGAAG GAAACAAACATAACTATGTTATAGTTCTCGCCGTTGCCATCCCTCTGGTCGTTAGTTTCATGCTAATTTGCACCATTTGCATTTGCTATTGGAAGAAAAGGAG ATGTGACAGACCCAGACCCAGATCAATCAGAAGCATAGACTCGATTCAATTTGATCTATTAACTCTTAGAAACGCAATAGCAAACTTCTCTAATGAGAATAAACTTGGAGAAGGTGGCTTTGGTGCAGTTTACAAG GGCACATTGCTTGATGGCAGAGAAATAGCAGTCAAAAGGCTTTCAAGTGGTTCAGCACAAGGAATAAGAGAGCTGAAAAGTGAATTACTGTTGGTTGCAAAGCTTCAACACAGAAACCTTGTGCAGCTTTTGGGAGTTTGCCtggaaaaacaagagaaaatgcTTATCTATGAATATCTTCCTAACAGAAGCCTGGACACCATTCTGTTTG ATTCTAGCAACCATGAGCAACTAGACTGGGGAAGACGGTACAAGATCATCAATGGAATCGCCCGTGGATTGCTATATCTGCATGAAGATTCTCAGCTAAAGGTTATACATCGGGATATTAAAGTGAGCAATATACTGTTGGATGAGGACATGAATCCAAAAATTGCAGACTTTGGTTTGGCCAGGCTCATTGGTTGTGATCAAACTAGGGAAACTACAAAACAAGTTGCTGGAACATT TGGATACATTGCTCCAGAGTATGCAATGCGTGGTCAGTATTCATCAAAGTCAGATATATTCAGTTTTGGTGTTTTAGTTTTGGAGATTCTGACTGGAAAAAAGAACAGCAATTTTCTTAAGACTGAAGAAGCAAACAACCTGCTAAGCTAT ACATGGCAGAGAAACAATCTCAGAGATACTAGACCCATCTCTGGGGGATCACTGGTCAAGAAATGA
- the LOC120277096 gene encoding peroxisome biogenesis protein 22-like isoform X3, with protein sequence MASPPSSSSSDSSRDELADLLQRFMESIAGFSARLPFPVDRQFLKAPRQHRRRQRQAPEQFHALSDASSHPSTMVQGLEAFSSSGGSRAHDVVDDFFQAASLTIPQLVQQKFFEGRKVTCRLLGIVLEETNPDDLQKSVTVKSSVLEILLEMTKCCDLYLMERILDDESEEKVISALKDAGIFTSGSFVSDKVLFCSTENGRVSFVRQLEPDWHIDTDFEIVSQLARFIKYQLHISLTRPDLPASNVFCSTSLERFIGVPDHC encoded by the exons ATGGCGTCGCCgccttcttcctcctcctctgaCTCCTCTCGCGACGAGCTCGCAGATCTGTTGCAGCGCTTCATGGAATCCATCGCTGGGTTCTCTGCCCGTCTTCCTTTCCCTGTGGATCGCCAG TTTTTGAAAGCTCCCAGGCAACATAGAAGAAGGCAGCGGCAAGCGCCTGAACAGTTTCATGCTCTTTCTGATGCTAGTTCACACCCAAGCACAATGGTTCAGGGCCTTGAAGCTTTCTCCTCTTCTGGTGGTTCAAGAGCGcatgatgttgttgatgatttctttcAGGCAGCAAGC CTGACCATTCCACAACTTGTTCAGCAAAAGTTTTTTGAAGGCCGGAAG GTCACATGCCGCTTGCTTGGTATTGTCCTGGAGGAGACCAATCCGGATGATCTCCAG AAAAGTGTCACTGTGAAATCATCTGTGCTTGAGATCCTGTTGGAGATGACAAAATGTTGTGATCTTTATCTTATGGAAAGAATTTTAGATGATGAAAGTGAG GAAAAGGTCATATCAGCTTTGAAAGATGCTGGAATTTTCACATCTGGTAGTTTCGTAAGTGATAAG GTTCTCTTTTGTAGCACAGAGAATGGGCGTGTGTCTTTCGTTAGGCAACTCGAGCCAGATTGGCACATCGATACAGATTTTGAAATAGTTTCTCAATTGGCT AGGTTCATCAAATATCAATTGCACATTTCACTAACCAGACCTGACCTGCCAGCTTCCAATGTCTTCTGTTCCACAAGCTTGGAGCGGTTCATTGGAGTCCCTGATCATTGCTAA